One segment of Rosa chinensis cultivar Old Blush chromosome 6, RchiOBHm-V2, whole genome shotgun sequence DNA contains the following:
- the LOC112169238 gene encoding floral homeotic protein DEFICIENS, producing MARGKIQIKRIENVTNRQVTYSKRRNGLFKKANELTVLCDAKVSLLMVSSSGKLHEFISPSTTTKQVYDEYQKLLGIDLWKSHYETMQENLNKMKEINKSLRRQISHRVGECLNDLRFAELHSLEKEMESAVEVVRNRKLKLISNQIDTKRKKIRNATECNRRLYEYDAMEEPHYGLVDDGGDYYDSAVIGYSANEDPHNVFPFRLQPSHHPNLHHGEGSSDLTTYSLL from the exons ATGGCGAGAGGTAAGATCCAGATCAAGAGGATAGAGAACGTGACGAATAGGCAGGTCACCTACTCCAAGAGAAGGAACGGCCTATTCAAGAAGGCCAATGAGCTCACTGTTCTCTGTGATGCTAAGGTTTCTCTCCTCATGGTTTCCTCTTCCGGAAAGCTTCATGAATTCATCAGCCCCTCCACCAC GACAAAGCAAGTGTACGATGAGTACCAGAAGCTCCTCGGAATTGACCTTTGGAAATCGCACTATGAG ACAATGCAAGAAAATTTGAACAAGATGAAAGAGATAAATAAGAGTCTTAGGAGGCAGATCAG CCACAGGGTGGGCGAGTGTTTGAACGATCTGAGATTCGCTGAACTGCACAGTCTTGAGAAAGAAATGGAAAGCGCTGTAGAAGTTGTTCGTAATCGCAag CTGAAGCTGATCTCCAATCAGATTGATACCAAGAGGAAAAAG ATTCGGAATGCAACAGAGTGCAACAGGAGACTCTATGAATAT GATGCAATGGAGGAACCGCACTACGGATTGGTTGACGATGGAGGAGATTATTATGATTCTGCAGTCATTGGCTACTCAGCAAATGAAGACCCTCACAATGTATTTCCTTTCAGGCTGCAACCTTCTCATCATCCTAATCTTCACCACGGAGAAGGAAGTTCAGATCTTACGACCTACTCTTTGCTTTGA
- the LOC112173666 gene encoding V-type proton ATPase subunit a3 isoform X3 has product MARRLRFFRDQMNKAGLSHSTMSTMSDDDNDLDRLEVKLTELEADLLEMNSNNEQLQRTYSELLEYKLVLQKAGGFFCSAQSSATAQQREIEVQPLGERSIDSPLLLEQEMTTDPSKHVKLGSVSGLVPREKSLAFERILFRATRGNVFLKQAVVNGPVVDPVSGEKVEKNVFIIFYSGERAKNKILKICEAFRANRYPFTDDLGKQFQMITEVSAKLSELKSTIDAGLLHRNSLLQTIGHQYEQWNLLVKKEKSIYHTLNMLSIDVTKMCLVAEGWCPVSASIQIQNALQQATFDTNCQVGAIFQVLQTKESPPTYFRTNKFTSAFQEIVDAYGVAKYQEANPGVYTIVTFPFLFAVMFGDWGHGICLLLATLYFIIRERKFSSQKLGDIIEMTFGGRYVIFMMALFSIYTGLIYNEFFSVPFEIFGPSAYGCRDPSCRDATTAGLTKVRDTYPFGVDPKWHGSRSELPFLNSLKMKMSILLGVAQMNLGIVLSYFNAKYFADKLNIWYQFVPQMIFLNSLFGYLSLLIIVKWCTGSKADLYHVMIYMFLSPFEDLGENQLFWGQGFLQVLLLLSALVAVPWMLFPKPYFLKKQHEERHQGQSYALLLTGEDPLEDDQEDNHNSKGHEEFEFSEIFVHQLIHTIEFVLGAVSNTASYLRLWALSLAHSELSSVFYDKVLLLAWGFNNVIILIIGIIVFISATVGVLLVMETLSAFLHALRLHWVEFQNKFYEGAGYKFCPFSFALLSSKDED; this is encoded by the exons AGCGATGATGATAATGATCTTGATCGCTTGGAG GTTAAACTCACTGAACTTGAAGCTGATCTATTAGAAATGAATTCAAACAATGAACAATTACAACGCACTTATAGTGAGCTATTAGAATACAAGCTTGTACTGCAGAAG GCTGGCGGGTTTTTTTGTTCAGCTCAAAGTAGTGCCACAGCTCAGCAAAGAGAAATTGAAGTGCAGCCCCTGGGTGAAAGATCCATTGACAGTCCATTATTACTCGAACAA GAAATGACAACAGATCCATCGAAGCATGTAAAGCTTGGGTCCGTGAGTGGTCTTGTTCCAAGAGAAAAGTCTTTGGCATTCGAAAGGATTTTATTTCGTGCCACCAGGGGTAATGTATTTCTGAAGCAAGCTGTGGTCAATGGCCCTGTTGTTGATCCTGTGTCAGGAGAGAAG GTTGAGAAAAACGTATTTATCATCTTCTATTCTGGCGAAAGGGCAAAGAATAAAATTCTGAAAATATGTGAGGCTTTTAGAGCAAACCGTTACCCATTTACAGATGACTTGGGAAAACAATTTCAGATGATTACAGAG GTGTCTGCAAAACTTTCAGAgctgaagtctaccatagatgctGGACTATTGCACCGGAACAGTTTATTACAGACAATTGGCCATCAATATGAGCAATGGAACCTTCTG GTAAAGAAGGAAAAATCCATCTACCACACCTTAAACATGCTCAGCATTGATGTGACAAAGATGTGTCTTGTTGCAGAAGGTTGGTGTCCTGTATCCGCATCAATTCAG ATCCAAAACGCATTGCAGCAGGCAACCTTTGATACCAACTGTCAAGTTGGGGCCATATTCCAGGTTTTGCAGACAAAGGAATCGCCACCAACATATTTCCGTACAAACAAATTTACTTCTGCTTTTCAAGAAATTGTTGACGCATATGG GGTTGCCAAGTATCAGGAGGCTAATCCTGGTGTATACACCATTGTCACTTTCCCTTTCCTTTTCGCTGTGATGTTTGGAGATTGGGGGCATGGTATTTGCTTGTTGCTGGCAACACTATATTTCATCATCAGGGAGAGGAAGTTTTCTAGTCAG AAACTTGGGGACATTATTGAAATGACGTTTGGTGGCCGTTATGTTATTTTTATGATGGCGCTGTTCTCAATTTACACAGGATTGATATATAATGAATTCTTTTCAGTCCCATTTGAAATATTTGGGCCTTCTGCCTATGGGTGCCGTGACCCATCCTGCAG GGATGCCACTACAGCAGGTTTGACTAAGGTGCGTGACACCTATCCATTTGGTGTGGATCCTAAATGGCACGGTTCCAGGTCTGAATTACCCTTTCTTAACTCGTTGAAAATGAAGATGTCAATCCTACTTGGAGTAGCCCAGATGAATCTTGGAATTGTATTAAGTTACTTCAATGCAAAATATTTTGCGGATAAGCTGAATATCTG GTACCAATTTGTTCCTCAGATGATATTTCTAAACAGTCTGTTTGGCTACCTTTCACTCCTCATTATTGTGAAATGGTGCACTGGTTCAAAAGCTGATTTGTATCATGTAATGATATACATGTTCCTGAGTCCTTTCGAAGATCTGGGTGAAAATCAGCTCTTTTGGGGGCAAGGATTCCTTCAG GTTCTATTATTACTATCCGCTCTTGTTGCTGTGCCATGGATGCTGTTTCCGAAGCCTTATTTCTTGAAAAAGCAGCATGAGGAG AGGCACCAAGGTCAATCATACGCGTTGCTTCTGACTGGGGAGGACCCTCTTGAAGATGACCAGGAAGACAACCACAATTCAAAAGGTCATGAGGAATTTGAATTCAGCGAGATCTTTGTACACCAACTCATACATACCATAGAGTTTGTGCTTGGAGCAGTGTCCAATACAGCTTCATATCTACGTTTATGGGCACTCAG CTTAGCACATTCAGAGTTGTCCAGTGTATTTTACGACAAGGTTCTGCTTCTAGCATGGGG GTTCAACAATGTCATTATTCTAATTATTGGCATAATCGTTTTTATAAGTGCAACTGTTGGAGTGCTACTAGTGATGGAGACCTTAAGTGCATTCTTGCATGCCTTGAGGCTTCACTGGGTGGAGTTTCAGAACAAGTTTTACGAGGGCGCTGGTTACAAATTCTGCCCGTTTTCATTTGCATTACTCAGTAGTAAGGATGAAGATTGA
- the LOC112172247 gene encoding uncharacterized protein LOC112172247 yields MAGDAAAVRSSAVGAWIPADDVLLKNAVEAGASLESLAKGAVHFSRRFTVQELQDRWYSILYDPVVAEEASARMTEFECSAPNSTSKFSRLGSSKENKCVPGKRKAESVRSSYYALRKRICSEPFDPMDLNFILAPSDSNYIVNGDEPLSQHVMTGDPIPNHFGVEGSDMDNTMHHMFPQNLMHDSTAIGGIVTVDTFQIGGFQKPAEEDFLVEQDNLREESPYIEDNLPITGNESEVKEFGQPKELPDCSMFSAGDLGMEPPCSLDQINNDEVNMCSPFEGNQVFNVSASDSSASFHDLEYSTQLPGTHIWSTIPATTTPVDVGIRENDTCTRDSFELLDDIGANNTTISGYDIDLRTEMAVSDFKSPASTEVYLAELSNSLLNFTSEEELMFKDEIDKSYYDGLSSLLMSSPKDDVEEHMINLIEPETLMAPVMYPMNPSGTDPAVADDIRVSLPGDDMNCHPETLMQSFPTALNSQFPEYKDGVICCTLNTEEWEIPCNDDVFLLNHMPLSSTSCKVKEASKPKSKCSSVKDLAVNQRNGDMGPCFMQKEQRNPGKSLGSQSKGSRCIPEVSSKSPLCNFELSKTDPVDVASTSTCHVSGNRGQIDSAKAITNPLPGILKEDTRDGTLTMCLGYASTESHMANSCVDYDCVRSYPQPYATETNWESDASATIRDHQSLHAEVVPMDNAVSEPEVNPVTSDFEGLFDSDDDIPCYSDIEAMILDMDLDPDDQEMYHGEEVSRYQDDNTRRAIMRLEQGAYSYMQRAIASHGAFAILYGRHSKHYIKKPEVLLGRTTKDVIVDIDLAREGRGNKVSRQQAVLKMEKDGSFHLKNLGSCSISVNSTELTPGQSLCLSSSCLIEIRGMPFIFEMNQTRVKQYLDSITQG; encoded by the exons ATGGCCGGGGACGCAGCTGCGGTGCGGAGCTCGGCCGTTGGTGCTTGGATTCCGGCGGACGATGTTTTGCTCAAGAACGCTGTTGAG GCGGGTGCTTCCTTGGAATCACTTGCTAAAGGTGCGGTTCATTTTTCTCGAAGGTTTACTGTGCAAGAACTGCAAGATCGGTGGTACTCTATCCTATACGATCCCGTTGTGGCTGAAGAGGCTTCTGCTCGCATGACTGAGTTTGAGTGTTCCGCTCCAAATTCCACATCAAAGTTTAGTAGGTTAGGAagttcaaaagaaaacaaatgtgtTCCTGGAAAGAGAAAAGCTGAAAGTGTTCGGAGTAGTTACTATGCTCTGCGTAAAAGGATCTGCAGTGAGCCATTTGACCCCATGGACCTCAATTTTATACTTGCACCCAGTGATAGCAACTATATTGTAAATGGAGATGAGCCTCTATCTCAACATGTCATGACTGGAGATCCAATCCCAAACCATTTTGGAGTTGAGGGATCAGATATGGACAATACTATGCATCATATGTTTCCACAAAATCTGATGCATGACAGCACTGCTATTGGTGGTATTGTTACTGTGGATACCTTTCAGATTGGAGGGTTCCAGAAGCCTGCTGAAGAAGATTTTTTAGTTGAGCAAGATAATCTACGTGAAGAATCTCCTTACATTGAAGACAATCTGCCTATCACAGGGAATGAATCTGAGGTCAAGGAATTTGGTCAACCAAAGGAATTGCCGGATTGCAGCATGTTCAGTGCTGGTGATCTAGGAATGGAACCTCCTTGTTCACTTGATCAAATTAATAATGACGAGGTAAATATGTGTTCCCCATTTGAAGGGAATCAGGTTTTTAATGTATCTGCTTCAGACAGTAGTGCATCATTTCACGACTTGGAGTATTCAACTCAACTTCCTGGCACACATATCTGGAGCACAATTCCAGCAACAACTACGCCAGTTGATGTTGGTATCAGAGAGAATGATACGTGTACCAGAGATTCTTTTGAACTTCTTGACGATATTGGTGCTAATAACACTACAATATCAGGGTATGATATTGACTTGAGGACGGAAATGGCAGTCAGTGATTTCAAGAGTCCAGCTAGTACTGAAGTTTATTTGGCAGAATTGTCCAATTCCCTTTTGAACTTTACAAGTGAGGAGGAACTTATGTTCAAAGATGAGATCGATAAGTCTTACTATGATGGCCTGAGCTCACTTTTGATGAGTTCGCCAAAGGATGATGTTGAAGAACACATGATTAATCTAATTGAGCCAGAGACATTGATGGCTCCTGTTATGTACCCTATGAATCCCTCTGGTACAGATCCTGCAGTCGCAGATGACATAAGGGTGTCCCTCCCTGGTGATGATATGAATTGCCATCCAGAGACGCTGATGCAATCATTTCCAACAGCTTTGAACTCTCAGTTTCCCGAATATAAAGATGGAGTTATCTGTTGCACGTTAAATACTGAGGAATGGGAAATTCCATGCAACGATGACGTGTTTCTTCTCAATCATATGCCATTGTCATCAACTTCCTGTAAAGTAAAAGAAGCCAGTAAGCCAAAGTCGAAATGTTCATCTGTTAAGGATCTCGCAGTTAATCAAAGAAACGGTGATATGGGCCCCTGCTTTATGCAAAAAGAACAAAGGAATCCTGGAAAATCTCTTGGATCTCAGAGTAAAGGATCACGCTGTATACCAGAAGTGAGTTCAAAATCACCTCTGTGTAATTTTGAGTTGTCCAAGACTGACCCCGTTGATGTGGCTTCTACGAGTACATGTCATGTCAGTGGTAATCGGGGTCAAATTGATTCGGCTAAAGCAATCACAAATCCTCTTCCTGGAATTTTGAAGGAAGACACTAGAGATGGTACATTGACAATGTGTCTTGGGTATGCCTCAACAGAGTCTCATATGGCAAACTCATGTGTTGATTACGATTGCGTTAGAAGCTATCCTCAGCCATATGCTACTGAGACTAATTGGGAATCTGATGCATCCGCTACAATTAGAGATCATCAATCATTACATGCAGAAGTTGTGCCAATGGATAATGCTGTCTCAGAACCAGAAGTAAACCCAGTGACATCAGATTTTGAGGGTCTTTTCGATAGTGATGATGATATACCATGTTATTCGGATATAGAGGCAATG ATACTTGACATGGATTTGGATCCAGATGACCAAGAAATGTATCATGGTGAGGAAG TCTCAAGATATCAGGATGACAACACTAGGAGAGCAATCATGAGACTGGAGCAGGGTGCTTATTCGTACATGCAAAGAGCCATTGCATCTCACGGAGCATTTGCCATTTTGTATGGGCGTCATTCTAAGCATTATATTAAGAAGCCTGAG GTGTTACTGGGTAGGACAACAAAAGATGTTATTGTTGACATTGACTTGGCAAGAGAAGGGCGTGGTAATAAAGTCTCTCGGCAACAG GCAGTATTAAAGATGGAAAAAGATGGATCTTTCCATCTCAAAAATCTTGGGAGTTGTTCAATCTCAGTAAATAGCACAGAATTAACCCCTGGACAGAGTCTATGCCTTAGTTCCAGTTGCTTGATTGAG ATAAGGGGAATGCCGTTCATATTTGAGATGAACCAAACTCGTGTAAAGCAATATCTAGATAGCATA